From one Suricata suricatta isolate VVHF042 chromosome 8, meerkat_22Aug2017_6uvM2_HiC, whole genome shotgun sequence genomic stretch:
- the TRIM4 gene encoding E3 ubiquitin-protein ligase TRIM4 isoform X5: MEAEDLQEDLTCSICLDYFEDPVSIECGHNFCRGCLHRSWAPGGGEFPCPECRQPSAPAALRPNWALARLTEKTRRRRQGPVPPGLCGRHWEALRLFCEDDQRPVCLVCRESQAHQAHTMAPIDEAFASYREKLLETQCSLTDKMKKAMHLQDMEVKNFTEWKTKMKNQRMRFGAEFAKLHHFLAEEEKLFLQRLSKEEEETKKKQNENTLKLHQTITSLKQLILEVGRKSQSPTLELLQNPKDVLTRSENQDVNYSPEVLTVKTVCKIPMMKEMLKRFQAVFTIPKTWKQN, translated from the exons ATGGAAGCCGAGGACCTCCAGGAGGACTTAACCTGCTCCATCTGCCTGGACTATTTCGAGGACCCGGTGTCCATCGAGTGCGGCCATAACTTCTGCCGCGGCTGCCTCCACCGCAGCTGGGCGCCGGGAGGCGGCGAGTTTCCCTGCCCCGAGTGTCGGCAGCCGTCGGCGCCCGCCGCGCTGCGGCCCAACTGGGCCCTGGCCCGGCTGACGGAGAAGACGCGGCGCCGGCGCCAGGGCCCAGTGCCCCCCGGCCTGTGTGGCCGCCACTGGGAAGCGCTGCGGCTCTTCTGCGAGGACGACCAGCGGCCCGTGTGCTTGGTGTGCAGGGAGTCGCAGGCACACCAGGCGCACACCATGGCGCCCATCGACGAGGCCTTCGCCAGCTACCGG GAAAAACTTCTTGAGACTCAGTGTAGTCTGACGGACAAGATGAAGAAAGCCATGCATTTGCAGGACATGGAAGTGAAAAATTTTACTGAGTGGAAG ACGAAGATGAAGAACCAGCGAATGAGATTTGGCGCAGAGTTTGCAAAGCTGCACCACTTCCTGGCCGAAGAAGAGAAGCTGTTTCTTCAGAGACTGagcaaggaagaagaagagacaaagaagaaacagaatgagaaCACGTTAAAGCTCCATCAGACGATCACTTCCTTGAAGCAGCTCATCCTAGAGGTCGGGAGGAAGAGCCAGAGCCCCACCCTGGAGTTGCTGCAG aatccaaaagatgTGTTGACCAG GAGTGAAAACCAGGATGTGAACTATTCCCCTGAAGTTCTAACAGTGAAGACTGTGTGCAAGATACCCATGATGAAGGAAATGCTGAAGCGATTCCAAG
- the TRIM4 gene encoding E3 ubiquitin-protein ligase TRIM4 isoform X3, translating into MEAEDLQEDLTCSICLDYFEDPVSIECGHNFCRGCLHRSWAPGGGEFPCPECRQPSAPAALRPNWALARLTEKTRRRRQGPVPPGLCGRHWEALRLFCEDDQRPVCLVCRESQAHQAHTMAPIDEAFASYREKLLETQCSLTDKMKKAMHLQDMEVKNFTEWKTKMKNQRMRFGAEFAKLHHFLAEEEKLFLQRLSKEEEETKKKQNENTLKLHQTITSLKQLILEVGRKSQSPTLELLQNPKDVLTRSENQDVNYSPEVLTVKTVCKIPMMKEMLKRFQACRQQIVGLLGLHADVS; encoded by the exons ATGGAAGCCGAGGACCTCCAGGAGGACTTAACCTGCTCCATCTGCCTGGACTATTTCGAGGACCCGGTGTCCATCGAGTGCGGCCATAACTTCTGCCGCGGCTGCCTCCACCGCAGCTGGGCGCCGGGAGGCGGCGAGTTTCCCTGCCCCGAGTGTCGGCAGCCGTCGGCGCCCGCCGCGCTGCGGCCCAACTGGGCCCTGGCCCGGCTGACGGAGAAGACGCGGCGCCGGCGCCAGGGCCCAGTGCCCCCCGGCCTGTGTGGCCGCCACTGGGAAGCGCTGCGGCTCTTCTGCGAGGACGACCAGCGGCCCGTGTGCTTGGTGTGCAGGGAGTCGCAGGCACACCAGGCGCACACCATGGCGCCCATCGACGAGGCCTTCGCCAGCTACCGG GAAAAACTTCTTGAGACTCAGTGTAGTCTGACGGACAAGATGAAGAAAGCCATGCATTTGCAGGACATGGAAGTGAAAAATTTTACTGAGTGGAAG ACGAAGATGAAGAACCAGCGAATGAGATTTGGCGCAGAGTTTGCAAAGCTGCACCACTTCCTGGCCGAAGAAGAGAAGCTGTTTCTTCAGAGACTGagcaaggaagaagaagagacaaagaagaaacagaatgagaaCACGTTAAAGCTCCATCAGACGATCACTTCCTTGAAGCAGCTCATCCTAGAGGTCGGGAGGAAGAGCCAGAGCCCCACCCTGGAGTTGCTGCAG aatccaaaagatgTGTTGACCAG GAGTGAAAACCAGGATGTGAACTATTCCCCTGAAGTTCTAACAGTGAAGACTGTGTGCAAGATACCCATGATGAAGGAAATGCTGAAGCGATTCCAAG cttgcagacagcagatTGTGGGACTCCTTGGCCTCCATGCTGATGTCAGCTAA
- the TRIM4 gene encoding E3 ubiquitin-protein ligase TRIM4 isoform X4 has product MEAEDLQEDLTCSICLDYFEDPVSIECGHNFCRGCLHRSWAPGGGEFPCPECRQPSAPAALRPNWALARLTEKTRRRRQGPVPPGLCGRHWEALRLFCEDDQRPVCLVCRESQAHQAHTMAPIDEAFASYREKLLETQCSLTDKMKKAMHLQDMEVKNFTEWKTKMKNQRMRFGAEFAKLHHFLAEEEKLFLQRLSKEEEETKKKQNENTLKLHQTITSLKQLILEVGRKSQSPTLELLQNPKDVLTRSENQDVNYSPEVLTVKTVCKIPMMKEMLKRFQGQRTNLSAILVWS; this is encoded by the exons ATGGAAGCCGAGGACCTCCAGGAGGACTTAACCTGCTCCATCTGCCTGGACTATTTCGAGGACCCGGTGTCCATCGAGTGCGGCCATAACTTCTGCCGCGGCTGCCTCCACCGCAGCTGGGCGCCGGGAGGCGGCGAGTTTCCCTGCCCCGAGTGTCGGCAGCCGTCGGCGCCCGCCGCGCTGCGGCCCAACTGGGCCCTGGCCCGGCTGACGGAGAAGACGCGGCGCCGGCGCCAGGGCCCAGTGCCCCCCGGCCTGTGTGGCCGCCACTGGGAAGCGCTGCGGCTCTTCTGCGAGGACGACCAGCGGCCCGTGTGCTTGGTGTGCAGGGAGTCGCAGGCACACCAGGCGCACACCATGGCGCCCATCGACGAGGCCTTCGCCAGCTACCGG GAAAAACTTCTTGAGACTCAGTGTAGTCTGACGGACAAGATGAAGAAAGCCATGCATTTGCAGGACATGGAAGTGAAAAATTTTACTGAGTGGAAG ACGAAGATGAAGAACCAGCGAATGAGATTTGGCGCAGAGTTTGCAAAGCTGCACCACTTCCTGGCCGAAGAAGAGAAGCTGTTTCTTCAGAGACTGagcaaggaagaagaagagacaaagaagaaacagaatgagaaCACGTTAAAGCTCCATCAGACGATCACTTCCTTGAAGCAGCTCATCCTAGAGGTCGGGAGGAAGAGCCAGAGCCCCACCCTGGAGTTGCTGCAG aatccaaaagatgTGTTGACCAG GAGTGAAAACCAGGATGTGAACTATTCCCCTGAAGTTCTAACAGTGAAGACTGTGTGCAAGATACCCATGATGAAGGAAATGCTGAAGCGATTCCAAG GGCAAAGAACCAACCTGTCAGCCATCTTGGTCTGGTCCTGA
- the TRIM4 gene encoding E3 ubiquitin-protein ligase TRIM4 isoform X1 encodes MEAEDLQEDLTCSICLDYFEDPVSIECGHNFCRGCLHRSWAPGGGEFPCPECRQPSAPAALRPNWALARLTEKTRRRRQGPVPPGLCGRHWEALRLFCEDDQRPVCLVCRESQAHQAHTMAPIDEAFASYREKLLETQCSLTDKMKKAMHLQDMEVKNFTEWKTKMKNQRMRFGAEFAKLHHFLAEEEKLFLQRLSKEEEETKKKQNENTLKLHQTITSLKQLILEVGRKSQSPTLELLQNPKDVLTRSENQDVNYSPEVLTVKTVCKIPMMKEMLKRFQVAVILAEDTAHPKLVFSQEGRFVKNGASASSWPLFSSAWGYVSGWRTPPKTTQSVERFQHLPCVLGKNVFTSGKHYWEVENRDSLEIAVGVCREDIMGIVDSSKMSPHVGIWAICWSSAGYRPLISFSVSPIKQEPALHRVGVFLDHEAGDISFYSAVDGAHLHTFSCPHISCLRPFFWLSPLASLVIPAVTGGK; translated from the exons ATGGAAGCCGAGGACCTCCAGGAGGACTTAACCTGCTCCATCTGCCTGGACTATTTCGAGGACCCGGTGTCCATCGAGTGCGGCCATAACTTCTGCCGCGGCTGCCTCCACCGCAGCTGGGCGCCGGGAGGCGGCGAGTTTCCCTGCCCCGAGTGTCGGCAGCCGTCGGCGCCCGCCGCGCTGCGGCCCAACTGGGCCCTGGCCCGGCTGACGGAGAAGACGCGGCGCCGGCGCCAGGGCCCAGTGCCCCCCGGCCTGTGTGGCCGCCACTGGGAAGCGCTGCGGCTCTTCTGCGAGGACGACCAGCGGCCCGTGTGCTTGGTGTGCAGGGAGTCGCAGGCACACCAGGCGCACACCATGGCGCCCATCGACGAGGCCTTCGCCAGCTACCGG GAAAAACTTCTTGAGACTCAGTGTAGTCTGACGGACAAGATGAAGAAAGCCATGCATTTGCAGGACATGGAAGTGAAAAATTTTACTGAGTGGAAG ACGAAGATGAAGAACCAGCGAATGAGATTTGGCGCAGAGTTTGCAAAGCTGCACCACTTCCTGGCCGAAGAAGAGAAGCTGTTTCTTCAGAGACTGagcaaggaagaagaagagacaaagaagaaacagaatgagaaCACGTTAAAGCTCCATCAGACGATCACTTCCTTGAAGCAGCTCATCCTAGAGGTCGGGAGGAAGAGCCAGAGCCCCACCCTGGAGTTGCTGCAG aatccaaaagatgTGTTGACCAG GAGTGAAAACCAGGATGTGAACTATTCCCCTGAAGTTCTAACAGTGAAGACTGTGTGCAAGATACCCATGATGAAGGAAATGCTGAAGCGATTCCAAG TGGCTGTAATTCTAGCTGAAGACACAGCCCATCCCAAACTTGTCTTCTCCCAGGAAGGGAGATTTGTGAAAAATGGAGCATCAGCCAGTTCTTGGCCATTGTTTTCCTCAGCATGGGGCTATGTTAGTGGATGGAGGACCCCTCCAAAGACCACACAATCTGTGGAAAGATTTCAGCACTTACCCTGTGTTTTGGGAAAAAACGTTTTTACTTCAGGGAAACATTACTGGGAAGTTGAGAACCGAGATAGCCTGGAGATTGCCGTGGGGGTGTGTCGGGAGGACATCATGGGGATTGTTGATAGTTCAAAAATGTCCCCCCATGTGGGAATCTGGGCTATTTGTTGGAGTTCTGCTGGCTACCGGCCCCTAATAAGCTTTTCTGTAAGTCCTATCAAGCAAGAGCCTGCTCTTCACCGGGTGGGAGTTTTCCTAGATCACGAAGCTGGGGACATCTCCTTCTACAGTGCTGTGGACGGAGCGCATCTACACACTTTCTCTTGTCCTCACATCTCCTGTCTCCGGCCATTTTTTTGGTTGAGTCCATTAGCATCTTTAGTTATCCCAGCAGTGACTGGTGGGAAATGA